Proteins encoded within one genomic window of Salipaludibacillus agaradhaerens:
- a CDS encoding MFS transporter: MTKILYFIIAVAFLDTFIQLPIITPYAQNLGASHFLTGAIIAVYSLANMVGNLLAGHWIDRFGRKKLLLSGMLLVAIILIFYPLTRTGLELFIVRLLHGLAGGALIPAAFAYVGDKTRTGERGRTMAYTGACIGSAAIVGPALGGAIAARGSADAVFLLVAGLFILTSILIVTHIKESYIPSDRGHVQGKDILLLIKEPLIITACLSAFALMVSNGTLAFALPLVVASVGLSTATTGMLLSLFGIVALIIFLTPANRLFDKKTPVSLVITGIIFISVALTLLSMVTALPMLILAMIIYGIGFAFIFPSMNKIVADVSSEVDRGKAYGIFYAAFSLGVVSGSFIAGTAAELSFHPFLVSAIIMLSVAGLVILSARSSHYSSSK, from the coding sequence ATGACAAAGATTTTATACTTCATAATAGCCGTAGCTTTTTTAGATACATTTATTCAGTTACCTATTATCACCCCTTATGCACAAAATTTAGGTGCATCACATTTTCTAACTGGAGCTATTATCGCCGTTTACTCACTAGCCAACATGGTAGGAAACCTTTTAGCCGGGCACTGGATTGACCGCTTCGGGCGGAAGAAGTTATTGCTTAGTGGTATGCTTCTCGTGGCTATCATCCTGATTTTTTATCCGTTAACGCGTACTGGTTTAGAATTGTTTATTGTACGATTACTACACGGTTTAGCTGGCGGAGCGTTAATCCCCGCTGCTTTTGCCTATGTTGGTGATAAAACGCGAACTGGAGAACGGGGTCGAACGATGGCTTACACAGGGGCTTGTATTGGGAGCGCAGCTATTGTCGGACCAGCACTAGGTGGTGCCATTGCAGCAAGAGGGTCCGCAGATGCTGTCTTTTTACTCGTGGCAGGACTGTTTATATTGACATCTATCCTAATTGTTACCCATATAAAAGAATCATACATTCCTTCGGATCGTGGGCATGTTCAAGGAAAAGACATACTCCTTTTAATAAAAGAGCCACTCATTATTACCGCGTGCTTAAGTGCTTTCGCATTGATGGTGAGTAATGGGACACTAGCATTTGCCCTACCGCTCGTAGTTGCTAGCGTGGGACTAAGCACTGCCACTACTGGCATGCTACTTAGTCTTTTTGGTATCGTAGCCCTTATCATATTTTTAACGCCAGCTAACCGGCTGTTTGATAAAAAGACACCCGTATCCTTAGTTATAACTGGCATTATTTTCATCAGTGTTGCCTTAACATTACTCAGTATGGTGACGGCACTTCCAATGCTTATCTTAGCCATGATTATCTACGGGATTGGTTTTGCATTTATTTTCCCATCAATGAACAAAATTGTGGCTGATGTATCTTCAGAAGTTGATCGAGGTAAAGCTTATGGCATTTTTTATGCTGCTTTCTCTTTAGGTGTTGTGTCAGGCTCCTTTATAGCTGGAACTGCTGCTGAGCTATCATTTCACCCCTTTCTTGTCAGTGCCATTATCATGCTTTCTGTTGCTGGGTTAGTTATATTATCCGCACGTTCTTCACATTACTCGTCCTCTAAATAG
- a CDS encoding glycosyl hydrolase family 18 protein yields the protein MKKGRKMRFAIIFVILLLLLSSTATFAGNGHERFNMSYLYFGSPDNYVQLVDRTNNSLNMVSPNYFDVNQEGNLVFTDKFRESFVADMHSRGIKVVPFLANHWDRTAGENAFKNRHALSTEVAEYVETYNLDGINVDIEGVGHAYRDEHTDFIRLLREKIPAHKEVSVAVAANPNGWTTGWHGNYDYTELAKHADYLMIMAYDEHWQGSTPGPVASYSFVERSIQYALNQQVPKEKVVIGIPFYGRMWKTDGERNADGFLINGRGISHNQIQTVVNHYNGEVIFDEASQTPKAVFTVTDDDPIISAEGVRLTAGDYVIWFDNEQSFKKKLELINLYDIKGTGSWALMREDPHMWDYYKTYLNGGTIGTEPEEDVVLEPEPIEEEPVVEPEPTPEVIEEEEEVISDSGNNGRGNGKGHNKNTTEDVQHEEDSGDNQLEEPIKGNNGNGNGNGRNR from the coding sequence GTGAAAAAAGGGAGAAAAATGAGGTTCGCCATTATTTTTGTCATTTTATTATTACTATTATCTAGCACGGCTACTTTTGCGGGGAATGGACATGAGAGATTTAATATGTCTTATTTGTATTTTGGAAGTCCCGACAACTATGTTCAATTAGTAGATCGAACGAATAACTCTCTTAACATGGTATCTCCTAATTATTTTGATGTTAATCAGGAGGGGAATCTTGTCTTTACGGATAAGTTTAGAGAATCTTTCGTAGCAGACATGCATAGTAGAGGAATAAAAGTCGTTCCTTTTCTAGCTAATCATTGGGACAGGACGGCTGGTGAAAATGCCTTTAAAAATCGGCATGCTCTGTCAACAGAAGTAGCTGAATATGTAGAGACATACAATTTGGATGGTATCAATGTGGATATCGAGGGTGTTGGACATGCTTATAGGGATGAGCATACAGATTTTATTAGATTACTCCGTGAGAAAATTCCTGCCCATAAGGAAGTATCAGTAGCAGTGGCTGCTAATCCTAACGGCTGGACAACTGGTTGGCATGGAAACTATGATTATACAGAGCTAGCTAAGCACGCTGACTATTTAATGATTATGGCTTACGATGAGCATTGGCAAGGTAGTACACCGGGGCCTGTTGCAAGTTATTCCTTTGTAGAACGTTCAATTCAATACGCTCTCAACCAACAAGTTCCAAAAGAAAAAGTAGTCATAGGTATCCCATTTTATGGACGTATGTGGAAAACAGACGGTGAAAGAAATGCAGATGGCTTTTTAATTAATGGTCGTGGGATCTCGCATAATCAGATCCAAACGGTTGTAAATCATTATAACGGTGAGGTTATTTTTGATGAGGCTTCACAAACGCCTAAAGCTGTGTTTACTGTGACAGATGACGATCCTATCATTTCAGCGGAAGGGGTAAGACTAACGGCTGGTGATTATGTCATCTGGTTTGATAATGAGCAATCGTTTAAAAAGAAGTTAGAATTGATAAACTTATATGATATAAAAGGGACAGGAAGCTGGGCACTGATGCGAGAAGATCCACACATGTGGGATTATTATAAAACGTATTTAAATGGTGGTACAATCGGAACGGAGCCAGAGGAAGACGTGGTGCTTGAGCCAGAGCCGATAGAAGAAGAGCCAGTAGTTGAACCAGAACCAACTCCGGAAGTCATAGAAGAGGAAGAAGAGGTTATTTCTGACTCAGGGAATAATGGTAGAGGAAATGGTAAAGGACACAACAAAAACACGACAGAAGATGTCCAACATGAAGAAGATTCAGGCGATAATCAATTAGAAGAACCGATCAAAGGGAACAACGGCAATGGAAACGGGAACGGCAGAAATAGATAA
- a CDS encoding alpha/beta hydrolase, with protein MKKTIIVLGSVTTIFIAAYGFVGNYFYNFALNSADEKEFMEDNPNLAESEAVLASVALEAEGEDEQFKADYEPDALTITSSDDKALALNGYMYENEGAGHKWAIVVHGYNGEAKGMTRYIRHFYNHDYHVLAPDLRGHGESEGDYIGMGWHDRKDILQWIDEILVRDPEAEIVLFGVSMGGATVMMTAGEEDLPDNVKVIVEDCGYSSVSDVFTYQLDDLFGLPPFPVLNAANTVTKFRAGYDIFEASAVDQVSKSETPILFIHGDEDTFVPYEMVDDVYEAASVDKEKLIIEGAGHGDAEKVDPVTYWETVWGFVDQYIE; from the coding sequence ATGAAAAAAACAATCATTGTACTAGGATCAGTGACTACCATTTTTATAGCCGCTTATGGGTTTGTAGGAAATTATTTTTACAACTTCGCATTAAATTCGGCAGATGAGAAAGAATTTATGGAAGATAATCCAAATTTAGCAGAAAGTGAAGCTGTATTAGCCTCTGTCGCATTAGAGGCAGAAGGAGAAGACGAGCAATTTAAAGCGGACTATGAGCCAGATGCTCTCACAATAACGTCTTCGGATGACAAGGCGTTAGCATTAAATGGCTATATGTATGAAAATGAGGGTGCTGGCCATAAATGGGCGATCGTTGTTCATGGCTATAATGGTGAAGCAAAAGGTATGACAAGATACATTCGTCATTTTTATAATCATGATTATCACGTGCTTGCGCCTGATCTTCGCGGTCATGGAGAAAGTGAAGGAGATTATATCGGAATGGGCTGGCATGATCGAAAAGATATTTTGCAGTGGATTGATGAGATTCTGGTAAGGGATCCGGAGGCCGAAATCGTCTTATTTGGTGTGTCGATGGGAGGCGCCACTGTCATGATGACAGCAGGAGAAGAAGATTTACCGGACAACGTGAAGGTGATCGTCGAAGATTGTGGGTATTCCTCTGTAAGCGATGTATTTACCTATCAATTAGACGACTTGTTTGGATTACCACCGTTTCCAGTATTAAATGCGGCTAATACGGTGACGAAGTTTCGTGCTGGCTATGACATATTTGAAGCCTCAGCTGTTGATCAAGTGTCTAAAAGTGAGACACCGATCCTATTTATTCACGGTGATGAGGACACCTTTGTCCCATATGAGATGGTTGATGATGTGTATGAAGCAGCTTCTGTTGATAAAGAGAAATTAATTATAGAAGGAGCGGGACACGGGGACGCTGAAAAGGTTGATCCTGTTACTTATTGGGAGACCGTCTGGGGATTTGTTGATCAATATATCGAGTAA
- a CDS encoding PHP-associated domain-containing protein, whose protein sequence is MNIDLHTHMKLSKKTYFDETYFNTMVTEALANDLNAIALTEHFNTLRFSDIYDSLDKHFPYESDHYNANGLKIFPGLEVDIAETGHILLIGARESVRAMRHHLEPFTEPDHFVPFKQLLDWADELNMIKIGAHPYRDSTPLHHLDRDLLSRLDAFDLNGKDLYVQGQDQLVQNVSRLADELSLPIVGGSDTHHFLQYGSVYSTFPEPIATMTDLKSAIKATNQQVHISPCLKTKVKSAILMKKMLKSSVRV, encoded by the coding sequence ATGAATATTGATTTGCATACCCATATGAAACTTTCTAAGAAGACGTATTTTGACGAAACATACTTCAATACGATGGTGACAGAAGCGCTTGCGAATGATTTAAATGCTATCGCTTTGACTGAGCACTTTAATACGTTACGTTTTTCAGACATTTATGACTCATTAGATAAGCATTTCCCTTATGAATCCGATCATTATAATGCGAATGGCTTGAAAATATTCCCTGGTCTTGAAGTGGATATTGCTGAGACCGGCCACATCTTGTTAATAGGAGCAAGGGAATCAGTTAGAGCAATGCGCCATCATCTAGAACCGTTTACAGAGCCTGACCATTTTGTTCCTTTTAAGCAATTATTAGATTGGGCAGATGAGCTAAATATGATAAAAATTGGTGCTCACCCCTATCGAGATAGTACACCACTCCACCATTTAGACAGAGACTTGTTAAGTAGGCTTGATGCGTTTGATTTAAATGGAAAAGATTTATACGTACAAGGACAAGATCAACTTGTCCAAAATGTTTCCCGCCTTGCCGACGAACTCTCCCTTCCGATTGTCGGCGGAAGTGACACACATCATTTTTTACAATATGGGAGTGTGTACAGCACATTTCCTGAACCAATCGCAACAATGACTGATTTAAAAAGCGCTATAAAGGCGACTAATCAGCAGGTACACATCTCCCCTTGCTTAAAAACAAAGGTGAAGTCAGCGATTCTTATGAAAAAAATGCTTAAAAGCAGTGTCCGTGTTTAA
- a CDS encoding energy-coupling factor transporter transmembrane component T family protein: MNYTRRLLDNLSVEQVKIELLNTAYGNGDTFIAKLDPRTLFIWYLFFGFVPWFIHDPAILGAFFSLMVVMTIMTKVSPLIIVILCLGLLSQAGYLLIASWFFGGNLDTILPLLILTLKLSTISLASIVVFSSMDPEKLSDGLLSIGVPSQVSFSIAYGYRMLPSLVEEFHQIFLSFRLRGKAPEKKGLLYWRMVVYLIKIAVLSFYPLILSSAKRARTTVEALESKGYSSALTSPDVKKIKLQHMRFRFHDLAFLSLSGCYIVAAFLVTSFY, translated from the coding sequence GTGAACTATACGCGAAGGCTTCTCGATAACCTATCAGTTGAACAAGTAAAAATTGAATTATTAAACACAGCTTACGGTAACGGTGATACATTTATTGCAAAATTAGATCCACGTACATTGTTTATATGGTATTTATTTTTCGGGTTTGTACCGTGGTTCATTCATGACCCTGCTATTTTAGGCGCGTTCTTTTCACTAATGGTCGTTATGACGATCATGACTAAAGTGAGCCCGCTCATCATTGTCATTCTCTGCCTTGGCTTACTCAGTCAAGCGGGCTATTTACTGATCGCTTCATGGTTTTTTGGCGGAAACTTAGACACCATCCTCCCCTTACTAATTTTAACGTTAAAACTTTCTACCATTTCATTAGCAAGTATTGTCGTATTTAGTTCAATGGATCCAGAAAAATTGAGTGATGGCTTATTAAGCATTGGGGTGCCTAGTCAAGTATCGTTCTCAATCGCTTATGGGTATCGCATGCTTCCGAGCTTAGTTGAAGAATTTCATCAAATTTTTTTATCCTTTCGTTTACGAGGAAAAGCACCGGAGAAAAAGGGGTTACTTTATTGGAGAATGGTCGTTTATTTAATAAAAATTGCTGTCTTGTCGTTTTATCCCCTTATTTTAAGTTCAGCCAAACGAGCAAGGACCACAGTGGAAGCCTTAGAATCAAAAGGATATTCCAGTGCTCTTACATCACCTGACGTTAAGAAAATTAAATTGCAACATATGCGTTTTCGTTTTCATGATCTAGCCTTTCTTAGTTTATCAGGTTGCTATATAGTCGCTGCATTTTTAGTCACATCATTTTATTAA
- a CDS encoding ABC transporter ATP-binding protein, translating into MCHNHIAIENVTFTYPGGEKPVLSNISFTLEKGDFVGIIGGNGSGKSTLCKLLNGIIPHYYVGDFSGQVMINGLDTREHKVADLSRYVGYVYQDFENQIVRPTVIDDASFACLNYGYADYRERGARALKLAQLNVNLDEFVWQLSGGQKHLLALAGALSLDPDILIVDEPVAQLDPVHARLFYDILKDINKNRGTTIIVIEHHTEFIADYCHHVLLMNEGQLVWKKETKHALNEVEQLMTYAIFPPQVTQAAYQLNMKDSPSSYPITCDEAIKLFKQSESMFFKSTFKKEVSFSPTRESIISMTGIDVSYKTVSRKKHKVIHDLSLSFEKGDLIALVGNNGAGKSSLLKLLTGLIKPDKGDVVIKDFHTKTTSPEKLANIVTYIYQNPEDMFIEDSIRKDIEFYLKARKVANYQSFVDEIIRMFRLEDIQERDGRLLSGGQQRRASVAIGVAMQPHIILLDEPTANLDIATKKDITHMLSQLQEQVETVIIATHDMQLVAEWANRIIVLHEGKVLHDGTRESVFSNTPLLKKAGLIPPQILELSKDIGGSSLSYSVDDFVNRWKSTRKEVDCCELYAKASR; encoded by the coding sequence ATGTGTCATAATCATATTGCTATCGAAAATGTGACATTTACCTATCCAGGCGGCGAAAAGCCCGTTTTATCAAACATTTCCTTTACATTAGAAAAAGGGGATTTTGTAGGCATAATAGGAGGTAATGGAAGTGGAAAATCCACTTTATGCAAATTGCTAAATGGCATCATTCCACATTATTATGTAGGCGATTTTTCGGGACAGGTCATGATCAATGGGCTTGATACGCGTGAACATAAAGTGGCTGACCTCTCCCGTTATGTCGGATATGTTTATCAAGATTTTGAGAATCAAATTGTACGCCCGACAGTGATCGATGATGCAAGCTTTGCTTGTTTAAACTACGGCTATGCCGATTATCGAGAAAGGGGCGCACGGGCACTAAAGTTAGCTCAATTAAATGTCAATCTAGACGAATTTGTTTGGCAACTAAGCGGCGGGCAAAAGCATTTACTCGCCCTCGCCGGTGCACTCTCGTTAGATCCAGACATTCTTATCGTAGACGAGCCTGTTGCCCAACTCGATCCCGTTCATGCCCGCCTTTTTTATGACATTTTAAAAGATATTAATAAAAATAGAGGCACGACGATTATCGTCATTGAACACCATACAGAATTTATTGCAGATTATTGTCATCACGTTTTGCTCATGAACGAAGGCCAACTTGTTTGGAAAAAGGAAACGAAGCATGCTTTAAATGAAGTCGAACAATTAATGACGTATGCTATTTTTCCACCCCAAGTGACCCAAGCTGCTTACCAACTTAATATGAAAGATTCTCCTAGTTCCTATCCAATTACGTGTGATGAAGCAATTAAACTTTTTAAACAGTCCGAGTCAATGTTTTTTAAATCGACATTTAAAAAAGAAGTCTCTTTTTCTCCAACCCGCGAATCGATTATATCGATGACAGGAATAGATGTATCATATAAAACGGTCTCAAGGAAAAAGCACAAAGTCATTCATGACCTTTCTCTATCTTTTGAAAAGGGCGATTTAATCGCACTAGTGGGAAATAACGGGGCAGGGAAATCATCACTTCTAAAATTATTAACAGGCCTCATTAAACCTGATAAGGGCGATGTGGTGATAAAAGACTTTCATACGAAGACTACCTCTCCTGAAAAATTAGCTAACATTGTCACATACATTTATCAAAATCCAGAAGATATGTTTATTGAAGATTCGATTCGAAAAGATATCGAATTTTACCTTAAAGCGAGAAAAGTAGCAAACTATCAGTCTTTCGTAGATGAGATTATTCGCATGTTCAGACTTGAAGATATTCAAGAGCGAGACGGTCGATTACTGAGCGGCGGGCAACAAAGGCGGGCTTCTGTCGCCATTGGTGTTGCTATGCAACCCCACATCATTTTGTTAGACGAGCCGACTGCTAACCTTGATATTGCTACAAAGAAAGATATTACTCATATGTTGAGTCAGCTACAAGAGCAAGTTGAAACGGTCATTATCGCTACCCATGACATGCAACTCGTAGCAGAATGGGCTAACCGCATCATCGTCTTACATGAAGGAAAAGTCCTCCATGATGGGACAAGAGAATCCGTATTTAGTAATACCCCTTTACTAAAAAAAGCAGGGCTTATTCCGCCACAAATACTCGAACTGAGCAAAGATATTGGAGGTTCATCCCTTTCTTATTCAGTTGACGATTTTGTGAATAGGTGGAAATCAACACGTAAGGAGGTAGACTGTTGTGAACTATACGCGAAGGCTTCTCGATAA
- a CDS encoding cell division protein FtsQ, with product MTQLKKRYSLTQSQKMMVFILSMSLYGLSNMITELLPKVYLGPVEFSVEYFAFIPLTLCILFHPLYAAVGASLGEVIFGEIMLGQFGGLGELEKFIAFSLAMYVAGTMVKNPKNRLQVGVAAISGVAIHQFISAVVDIGKVWIGVEELEAVPGLAESIVVIEGFSFLNDVLFSGILFALLPTLYLVPRLYGKIEPLLGMKPRDNTLNYSLKEVLGPRVIVILIILSGMAMIAEFLAEAEITLVEWDIDFVALFGERFIFIVIGVAALISVMTIWLMRKQKNAKNGEDRYVS from the coding sequence ATGACGCAGTTAAAAAAACGTTACTCGTTGACGCAATCTCAGAAAATGATGGTTTTTATTTTATCCATGTCGCTTTACGGTTTGTCCAACATGATCACGGAGCTCTTACCGAAAGTCTATTTAGGACCAGTTGAATTTTCAGTAGAATACTTTGCCTTTATTCCACTGACCCTTTGTATTTTATTTCATCCTCTTTATGCAGCCGTAGGTGCTTCGTTAGGCGAGGTTATTTTCGGCGAAATTATGCTTGGTCAATTTGGCGGACTTGGTGAATTAGAAAAGTTTATTGCTTTTTCGCTTGCTATGTATGTTGCAGGAACAATGGTTAAAAATCCGAAAAACCGACTACAAGTCGGTGTCGCTGCTATTAGCGGTGTGGCCATCCATCAATTCATTAGTGCTGTTGTGGATATTGGAAAAGTGTGGATCGGTGTAGAGGAACTTGAAGCAGTCCCAGGATTAGCTGAAAGTATCGTCGTCATTGAAGGATTCTCTTTTTTAAATGACGTGCTCTTCTCAGGGATTTTATTCGCATTACTCCCAACCTTATATTTAGTGCCAAGACTCTATGGCAAAATAGAACCGCTGTTAGGCATGAAACCTCGTGATAATACGTTAAACTATTCATTAAAAGAGGTCCTTGGTCCCCGGGTCATCGTCATATTAATTATTCTTTCAGGTATGGCCATGATTGCAGAATTTCTTGCTGAAGCGGAAATCACCCTTGTGGAATGGGATATTGATTTTGTCGCTCTCTTTGGGGAACGCTTTATCTTTATCGTCATTGGAGTAGCCGCCCTTATCTCTGTTATGACTATCTGGCTAATGAGAAAACAAAAAAACGCAAAGAACGGTGAGGATCGCTATGTGTCATAA
- a CDS encoding MurR/RpiR family transcriptional regulator translates to MQLFNVKTANLSPNQIKIADYINRHLQDVLLSTEKEIAEALNVSTASVSRFWKSVGYHNLKDFKRKMREIDVTPVGNFEKAMERLTAHEWQHDQLEQGMANLKETMRHLSASQFDLAIEALVKAETVYIYSPGPSKGLGVLMHHRLKRFGLNIVHMTSSGSDILEDMVHFKRGDLVVLFGFVRMLSEAKVILDDAKKRGYQTLLITDQLISEFTGKVDIQLFSSRGERTDFHSMIGPTFLIENVILAIGMKKETEALTHLKSLTQLRSMYADELPR, encoded by the coding sequence ATGCAACTATTCAATGTGAAAACAGCAAACTTGTCCCCTAATCAAATTAAAATTGCGGACTACATTAATCGCCATCTGCAAGATGTGCTCCTTTCTACAGAAAAGGAAATTGCAGAGGCTTTAAATGTGAGTACTGCATCAGTATCGCGATTTTGGAAAAGTGTGGGTTATCATAATTTAAAAGATTTTAAGCGGAAAATGAGGGAAATTGATGTGACACCAGTTGGAAACTTTGAAAAAGCAATGGAAAGATTAACCGCTCATGAATGGCAACACGATCAACTGGAACAAGGAATGGCTAATTTAAAGGAAACGATGAGACATTTATCAGCGTCTCAATTTGACTTAGCAATAGAGGCACTAGTTAAAGCGGAGACCGTCTATATTTATAGTCCAGGGCCCTCAAAAGGATTAGGGGTGTTAATGCATCATCGGCTAAAACGATTTGGCCTCAACATCGTTCATATGACAAGTAGTGGAAGTGACATTTTAGAAGACATGGTACACTTTAAACGAGGGGATTTAGTCGTCTTATTTGGATTTGTACGTATGTTAAGTGAAGCAAAAGTGATCCTTGACGACGCCAAGAAACGTGGTTATCAAACACTTCTCATTACAGATCAACTGATCTCAGAATTTACAGGGAAGGTGGATATCCAATTGTTCTCCAGTCGTGGTGAAAGAACAGATTTCCATTCGATGATAGGCCCAACCTTTTTAATCGAGAACGTGATTTTAGCCATAGGTATGAAAAAGGAAACGGAAGCACTGACCCATTTAAAATCTCTAACGCAATTAAGAAGCATGTATGCTGATGAATTACCTAGGTAG
- a CDS encoding NAD(P)H-dependent flavin oxidoreductase, translating to MLSNDLTAMLQIDYPIIQAPMAGGITTPELVSCVSEHGALGSIGAGYMTPQSLRQHIKDVRKRTSNPFSVNVFVPNAFNVSMEEVEASVNQLRPIRKALGVEGGNPSLPTPASMKRNFEEQINVILEEKVPICSFTFGVPPKEVVAELKKENVILMGTATTVNEAILLESKGMDMIIIQGSEAGGHRGHFLAERDQSLIGLMSLIPQVSDHVTIPVIAAGGIMDARGLVAARYLGASAVQMGTAFLTCAESGAHPTYKEAILNANEDDIVLTKAFSGKWARGIKNTFIDDMKDYTSVPPFPVQNTLTSAIRKASADQHNPAYMSLWTGQNPRLATDLSAATFIQHLVQEVKVITR from the coding sequence ATGTTATCGAATGACTTGACTGCCATGTTACAAATTGACTATCCAATCATTCAAGCACCGATGGCAGGAGGAATTACAACCCCTGAACTGGTGTCGTGTGTGTCGGAACATGGGGCTTTAGGCTCTATTGGTGCGGGTTATATGACACCACAATCGTTACGTCAGCACATTAAAGACGTGCGAAAACGTACATCAAATCCTTTTAGCGTGAATGTGTTCGTTCCCAATGCATTTAATGTATCTATGGAAGAAGTGGAAGCATCGGTAAACCAATTGCGTCCCATCAGGAAAGCGTTAGGTGTTGAAGGCGGGAATCCTTCTTTACCTACACCAGCTTCAATGAAAAGAAACTTCGAGGAACAGATTAACGTTATTTTAGAAGAAAAGGTGCCAATTTGTTCCTTTACATTTGGTGTCCCGCCTAAAGAGGTAGTTGCTGAGTTAAAGAAAGAAAACGTGATATTAATGGGAACGGCCACAACTGTCAATGAAGCGATTTTATTAGAAAGCAAAGGAATGGATATGATTATTATCCAAGGTTCTGAAGCTGGCGGACATAGAGGGCATTTTTTAGCAGAACGCGACCAAAGTTTGATTGGGTTAATGTCACTCATTCCACAAGTATCTGATCATGTGACCATTCCAGTCATTGCCGCAGGTGGCATTATGGATGCTCGTGGCTTAGTTGCGGCTAGGTACTTAGGAGCTTCAGCTGTTCAAATGGGAACAGCCTTTTTAACATGTGCTGAAAGTGGCGCACATCCCACTTACAAAGAAGCCATCTTAAACGCCAATGAAGATGATATAGTTCTGACTAAAGCCTTTTCTGGAAAATGGGCGAGAGGGATAAAAAATACATTTATCGATGATATGAAAGATTATACGTCTGTGCCCCCTTTTCCCGTGCAGAACACGCTCACGTCAGCTATTCGGAAAGCATCTGCTGATCAGCATAACCCCGCATATATGTCACTATGGACAGGTCAAAATCCGAGACTTGCTACTGACCTCTCTGCCGCCACGTTCATTCAACATCTCGTTCAGGAAGTGAAAGTCATAACACGTTAA